AACCCCAAGTAGACGCATCTAACTAATGTAAGGGCCCATACAAATCATTGCCACAAGACTTTGGAAAACTCGAACCAACGAACAACAGGTAAGGCAGGATCATATCAGAGTTTGAAAACTTCTTACATTGCAGTCTTGTTAAATGTTTATGAACAAAGCACTCTCAAACACGAATCAATCTCATCAATTAAGAAATTGATTCAGGTTGATGGAGCTATCAAGAAAGCATTTCGAAGCATCCAGCTCTTTTTTCCTTGTTTACATCCAAATTGTAATTCTTTTCTCATGCTTCAACTTTCAATGTTTTAATTTGCTTGGTTTAGCAAGCCCTGTAGTTAGAGGAAATGACACTGATCAACAAGCTCTACTTCATTTCAAAGCCAAGATAACTGGTGATCAGCTAAGGGTAATTGAGTCATGGAATAGTTCCATTCACTTCTGTCATTGGCATGGTGTTACATGTGGTCGCAAGCATCAAAGAGTCACCAAGTTGGAAGTACAGTACCTCAAACTTTCAGGATCGTTATCACCATACATTGGAAATTTGAGCTTTCTCAAGGAGTTGAATCTTGCAGGCAATAGCTTCTACAACAAGATTCCTCAAGACATAGGTCGTATAAGAAGATTGGAAACATTAAATCTGACAAATAACTCTTTCAGTGGTGAAATTCCTTCCAATTTATCAGCTTGTTCTAAGCTTACATTTGTTTATGCGAGAGGCAATCAACTAAGTGGAGAAATACCTAGTGTGCTTGGCTTCTTATCAAACCTGGAAGTCTTAAACTTTGGCAACAACAGTTTAACAGGGAGAATCCCAGCTATGGTGGGTAACTTGTCATCCCTGGAGGTACTTGCTTTGAGTACTAATGCATTAACCGGGAGTATACCTGAAGCTCTTGGACAACTGACAGATCTTTCATATTTCTCGGTAGGAGAAAATGCAATTTCTGGTATTGTTCCTATCTCAGTATTCAATCTCTCCAAAATTAGACATTTTGATATTGGCCAAAACAAGATTCAAGGTTCTCTTCTTGCTGAGTTAGAAATCAATATGCCATATGTTGAATTCTTTTCCGTAGGGGGAAACCAAATCTCTGGACAAATCCCAACTTCAATATCCAATGCCTCAAGTCTAAATGTACTTCAATTTCAGGATAACAGACTCAGTGGAAACGTGCCTTCATTAGAAAAGCTAGATAAACTGTTTCAATTTCTCTTAGACGCAAATCATTTGGGATATGGGGGGGAGGGTGACTTAAATTTTCTGTGTAGTTTAGTCAATGATACAAAACTAGAAAATCTAGGGATAAGCGAAAATAATTTTGGAGGGGTATTTCCCGAATGCGTTAGCAATTTTTCTAGTGCCTTTTTGTATTTAGCAATAGAGCAGAACAAAATAGGAGGAGGAATTCCGGAAGGGATTGGAAATCTAATCAATTTGGAGGTGTTCGTGGCATATCAAAATCAACTATCAGGTCCCATTCCTTTCGTTATTGGGAGGCTTCAAAAGCTAAAGGTATTTTACTCTCAGAGCAATTTTTTATCTGGGACTATTCCCCATTCGATTGGAAATTTGACAATGTTGATTGGACTTGCTTTAGATGCTAACAATCTTCAAGGTATCATTCCCTCAAGTCTTGTAAATTGCAAAAATCTTCTTGGATTGAGCATTTCTTACAACTATCTTAGTGGATCAATACCCCCTGAAGTACTTGGACTCCCATCCTTGTCCATTATATTAGACTTATCATCGAACCATTTGACTGGTGAGCTTCCCCGTGAagtagaaaatttgaaaaatcttgCTGAATTGCATGTTTCTCAAAACAGGTTATCTGGTTTGCTTCCAAAAACCCTTGGTAGCTGTGTAAGTCTAGGAGAGTTGTACTTGGATTGTAATCAATTTGAAGGGTCGATTCCTCCATCTTTGAGTTCATTGAAAGGTCTTGTGGCGTTGGATGTATCTGATAATAATCTTTCAGGCGGAGTTCCAGAATTTCTTGTGAGCTTTAGGTCATTAAAGTATCTAAATCTCTCTTTCAATGATTTTGAAGGAGAGATACCTAGTGAAGGAGTTTTTATTAATGCAAGTGCCACATTCGTTGAAGGAAACGGAAAGCTTTGTGGAGGCATCCCAGAGTTACACCTATCTAGATGTAACCCAAAAACATCCAACAAAAGATTAAAAATTGCAATTGTTGTGGTGATTTCAGGAGTGACTTTGGTACTCTCTGTGCTGTTTATCTTGTGgttgagaaaaaagaaagagcaa
The genomic region above belongs to Gossypium hirsutum isolate 1008001.06 chromosome D05, Gossypium_hirsutum_v2.1, whole genome shotgun sequence and contains:
- the LOC121216948 gene encoding probable LRR receptor-like serine/threonine-protein kinase At3g47570; the encoded protein is MELSRKHFEASSSFFLVYIQIVILFSCFNFQCFNLLGLASPVVRGNDTDQQALLHFKAKITGDQLRVIESWNSSIHFCHWHGVTCGRKHQRVTKLEVQYLKLSGSLSPYIGNLSFLKELNLAGNSFYNKIPQDIGRIRRLETLNLTNNSFSGEIPSNLSACSKLTFVYARGNQLSGEIPSVLGFLSNLEVLNFGNNSLTGRIPAMVGNLSSLEVLALSTNALTGSIPEALGQLTDLSYFSVGENAISGIVPISVFNLSKIRHFDIGQNKIQGSLLAELEINMPYVEFFSVGGNQISGQIPTSISNASSLNVLQFQDNRLSGNVPSLEKLDKLFQFLLDANHLGYGGEGDLNFLCSLVNDTKLENLGISENNFGGVFPECVSNFSSAFLYLAIEQNKIGGGIPEGIGNLINLEVFVAYQNQLSGPIPFVIGRLQKLKVFYSQSNFLSGTIPHSIGNLTMLIGLALDANNLQGIIPSSLVNCKNLLGLSISYNYLSGSIPPEVLGLPSLSIILDLSSNHLTGELPREVENLKNLAELHVSQNRLSGLLPKTLGSCVSLGELYLDCNQFEGSIPPSLSSLKGLVALDVSDNNLSGGVPEFLVSFRSLKYLNLSFNDFEGEIPSEGVFINASATFVEGNGKLCGGIPELHLSRCNPKTSNKRLKIAIVVVISGVTLVLSVLFILWLRKKKEQQPTTCEENSLLQLSYQSIVRATDRFSTRNLVGSGSFGSVYKGVIEENGLVIAVKVLNLLNRGASRSFLAECEALKNIRHQNLVKILTAISGFDYQGNDFKALIYEFMANGSLENWLHPSVGMNELETTRNLSFYQRVNVAIDVAHALEYLHHHCETSIIHCDLKPRNILLDEEMVGHISDFGLAKIISPNGLTYSANQSSSLGLRGTFGYAPPAKFTLFILSII